A portion of the Edaphobacter lichenicola genome contains these proteins:
- a CDS encoding DNRLRE domain-containing protein codes for MGRVGRICLLWVGLAAILAAALPAFAVEATLVADAHVNSARAGVNSGTISNLNVGGGYTAVLQFDLSMLPAGTTAAQVSRATLRLYCNRADVAGQVSVQPVGGAWGEYSVTYATLPSLGSAVKVVSVTQAGAYVVVDVTGLVQGWISGASANNGVALTAGSAVVQFDSKENDLTGHAAVLDVELASAGAPGATGPAGPQGPAGPAGPAGAAGAVGPAGAPGLSFQGAYAAGSTYALDDVVTYQGSSFVSLTGGNRGNTPGVAAQWAVLAQGGTGGSSGGGTTGLAYQGTYASTTNYALNDVVTYQGSSYVSLIVANHGNTPGLSPGEWGVLALGAVGIQGPTGATGAQGPQGLTGPPGPTGATGPTGATGAAGAAGLPGLVYQGTYSSATNYALGDVVLFQGASYASLLNGNHGNTPSLSPGQWGVLTAQGPTGATGAQGPQGVAGPQGLPGSVGPNGPQGPQGVQGIPGQAGAQGLTGATGPQGLQGPMGPQGVAGPVGMTFRGAYSSAVNYALADGVVFNGSGYVSLVAGNQGNTPSSSPAQWLVFATGVAGPQGVAGPAGPQGATGATGPQGMAGAQGVAGATGPQGPAVANFTGSYVATTNYGLHDAVSFGGSTYVSLVAGNLGNTPSSSPTQWALLVAQGPAGPTGAAGATGPTGPTGATGAAGAVGPQGPPVSFLGTWQLGTAYSVGSAVSFGGSSYVALVANTGREPDISPTFWAVLSQAGAPGAAGAAGATGPQGPAGAVGVTYRGAWVASTAYHANDVVGFNGATYLAASTSLGSEPDVSPSLWAVLALNGSTGATGPSGAAATVSVGTVTTGAAGSQASVANSGTSSAAVLNFTIPQGAAGANGTGGSGGGGTSGIPFASVFHSVSFNLVFHSVNSSTGSATETDSVLTWVPAGCTATQLSVFSRQTNTVSVILRQGTPGSMANTSLVCSVAPGGSCTETGSVVVPAGNFVDFTVTGANGTASSMWVALACN; via the coding sequence ATGGGCCGGGTCGGAAGGATTTGTCTGCTTTGGGTGGGGCTTGCGGCGATTTTGGCTGCGGCTTTGCCAGCGTTCGCGGTGGAGGCGACGCTGGTGGCAGACGCTCATGTGAACAGCGCCCGGGCTGGGGTGAATAGCGGGACAATTTCAAACTTGAATGTGGGCGGCGGGTATACGGCGGTGTTGCAGTTCGATCTTTCGATGCTTCCGGCGGGGACGACGGCGGCGCAGGTGTCGCGGGCGACGTTGCGGCTGTATTGCAATCGGGCGGATGTGGCGGGCCAGGTGAGTGTGCAGCCGGTGGGTGGGGCGTGGGGGGAGTATAGCGTGACGTATGCGACGCTGCCTTCGCTGGGAAGCGCGGTGAAGGTGGTGTCGGTGACGCAGGCCGGGGCTTACGTTGTGGTGGATGTGACGGGGTTGGTGCAGGGGTGGATTAGTGGGGCGTCGGCGAATAATGGCGTGGCGCTGACGGCTGGTTCGGCGGTGGTGCAGTTCGATAGCAAAGAGAACGATCTGACCGGGCATGCCGCGGTGCTGGATGTGGAGCTGGCTTCGGCGGGCGCGCCGGGAGCGACCGGGCCTGCTGGGCCGCAGGGTCCGGCTGGGCCTGCGGGTCCTGCGGGAGCTGCCGGGGCGGTCGGTCCTGCGGGTGCGCCGGGGTTGAGCTTTCAGGGAGCGTATGCGGCGGGCTCGACCTATGCTCTAGATGATGTGGTGACGTACCAGGGGTCGAGTTTTGTTTCGTTGACGGGGGGGAATCGGGGGAACACGCCGGGAGTTGCGGCGCAGTGGGCGGTGTTGGCGCAGGGAGGGACTGGCGGCTCGAGTGGTGGAGGGACGACAGGGCTGGCGTATCAGGGGACGTACGCTTCGACGACCAACTACGCGCTGAATGATGTGGTGACCTATCAGGGGTCGAGCTATGTTTCGTTGATTGTGGCGAACCATGGGAATACGCCGGGGCTTAGCCCGGGGGAGTGGGGAGTGCTGGCGTTGGGAGCGGTGGGGATTCAGGGACCGACCGGTGCTACCGGCGCGCAGGGGCCGCAGGGGTTGACTGGGCCACCGGGACCGACGGGGGCGACGGGGCCGACTGGCGCTACCGGGGCCGCTGGTGCAGCGGGATTGCCAGGTCTGGTGTATCAGGGGACGTATTCGTCGGCGACGAACTACGCGCTTGGGGATGTGGTGCTGTTTCAGGGAGCGAGCTATGCTTCGCTGCTGAATGGGAATCATGGAAATACTCCGAGCTTGAGTCCGGGGCAGTGGGGTGTGCTGACGGCGCAGGGACCAACGGGTGCGACGGGTGCGCAGGGGCCTCAAGGTGTGGCGGGTCCGCAGGGATTGCCGGGATCGGTTGGGCCGAATGGGCCTCAAGGGCCGCAGGGAGTGCAGGGTATTCCGGGGCAGGCGGGTGCTCAGGGGTTGACGGGAGCTACAGGTCCGCAGGGACTGCAGGGACCGATGGGGCCGCAGGGAGTTGCGGGGCCGGTGGGGATGACATTTCGCGGGGCGTACTCGTCGGCGGTGAACTATGCGCTGGCGGATGGAGTTGTCTTCAATGGCTCGGGGTATGTTTCGCTGGTTGCGGGGAACCAGGGGAATACTCCGAGTTCGAGTCCGGCACAGTGGTTGGTGTTTGCTACGGGAGTTGCGGGTCCGCAGGGTGTGGCAGGACCTGCTGGTCCGCAGGGGGCGACTGGAGCGACGGGGCCGCAGGGGATGGCTGGGGCGCAGGGAGTGGCAGGGGCTACTGGACCTCAGGGGCCTGCGGTGGCGAACTTTACGGGGAGCTATGTTGCGACGACGAACTATGGGCTGCATGATGCAGTGAGCTTTGGTGGATCGACGTATGTTTCGCTTGTGGCTGGGAACCTGGGGAATACACCGTCGTCGAGTCCGACACAGTGGGCGTTGCTGGTGGCGCAGGGGCCTGCGGGACCAACAGGGGCGGCCGGAGCGACAGGGCCAACGGGTCCAACTGGAGCGACGGGGGCTGCAGGTGCGGTTGGGCCGCAGGGTCCTCCGGTGAGCTTTCTTGGCACGTGGCAGCTGGGGACGGCATATTCCGTGGGCAGTGCGGTTAGTTTTGGTGGCTCCAGCTATGTGGCATTGGTGGCGAACACTGGGAGGGAACCGGATATCAGTCCGACGTTCTGGGCGGTGTTGTCGCAGGCTGGTGCGCCAGGTGCTGCGGGTGCCGCGGGTGCGACGGGGCCGCAGGGGCCGGCTGGAGCAGTGGGGGTGACGTATCGCGGGGCCTGGGTGGCGAGTACGGCATATCACGCGAATGATGTGGTTGGCTTCAATGGAGCGACTTATCTGGCGGCGTCAACTTCTCTTGGGTCGGAGCCGGATGTCTCTCCTTCGCTGTGGGCGGTGCTGGCGCTGAATGGAAGCACCGGTGCGACCGGACCGTCTGGTGCAGCGGCGACGGTTAGTGTGGGCACAGTGACAACTGGCGCGGCGGGGAGCCAGGCGAGCGTCGCCAATAGTGGGACGTCGAGTGCGGCGGTGTTGAACTTTACGATTCCGCAGGGTGCGGCGGGAGCCAATGGGACTGGCGGCAGCGGTGGTGGCGGGACAAGTGGAATCCCGTTTGCGTCGGTGTTTCACTCGGTTTCGTTCAATCTGGTGTTCCACTCGGTGAATAGCTCTACGGGTTCGGCGACTGAGACGGATTCGGTTTTGACGTGGGTGCCTGCGGGCTGCACGGCAACGCAGCTGAGCGTGTTTTCGCGACAGACGAATACGGTGAGCGTGATACTGCGGCAGGGTACGCCGGGGAGTATGGCGAATACGTCGCTGGTGTGTTCGGTTGCGCCGGGCGGGTCTTGTACGGAGACGGGCAGTGTCGTAGTGCCTGCGGGGAACTTTGTGGACTTCACGGTTACGGGAGCGAATGGGACTGCGTCGAGTATGTGGGTGGCGCTGGCTTGTAACTGA
- a CDS encoding glycoside hydrolase family 88/105 protein yields the protein MGRFAVWAVFGWALIQGVGSHDAVGQGLATQASPSQVMAQTVLKQWPDGVISTTGHPGEWGYEEGVLLDGMVAEWHATADGQDFAYVKAAVDKYVTDDGTIKGYKTDGHTLDDIEMGRAVLLVYRVTQQAKYYKAAKFLEDQLAVQPRTASGGYWHKQIYPNQMWLDGAYMAEPFRAAYAATFQQPGEFDDIAHQLLLMDEKMRDPKTGLLKHGWDESKTMAWADKDTGLSPEIWSRAVGWYAMALVEVLDWMPVDHPQRAALVAALQRTMIGVVEFQDSQTGLWWQVLNRGPKRGQFHNKGVQPDGNTNKALDPNQSYGGPAHSTVADMSNENYPETSASCMFVYALAKGVRMGYLPQGDEGAARRGWEGIQKTFVTTGTDGLMVLNGTVKVGGLGGTPYRSGSYGYYVGEKTQANDAKGVGAFLLAGSEIEQATTEAFGQGKTVLVDAWFNSQTRKNAAGQTELFHYKWDDDANSGFAFFGRAFQRYGVKLATETTAPTAADLKKAQIYVLASPDIPVKNPAPHYMDQASGDVIEAWVKAGGVLVLMENDVTNSEFEHFNTMSERFGIHFNPVIRNKVIDNKWEMGTVMIPAGTGVFERPHKAYLKEICTIRVSGRAKAVVTDQGDVLMAMAKYGKGTVFAVVDPWVYNEYTDRRNKLPVEYDTFGAAIDLAGWAVRQAK from the coding sequence ATGGGGCGGTTTGCGGTCTGGGCGGTGTTTGGGTGGGCGTTGATTCAGGGCGTGGGGTCGCATGATGCTGTTGGGCAGGGTTTAGCGACGCAGGCTTCTCCTTCGCAGGTGATGGCGCAGACGGTGCTCAAGCAATGGCCTGATGGAGTGATTTCGACGACAGGACATCCGGGTGAGTGGGGATATGAAGAGGGTGTTCTGCTGGATGGAATGGTGGCGGAGTGGCATGCGACTGCGGATGGGCAGGACTTTGCTTATGTCAAGGCGGCCGTCGATAAGTATGTAACTGATGACGGAACAATTAAAGGGTATAAGACGGATGGCCACACTCTCGACGATATTGAGATGGGGCGTGCAGTGCTGTTGGTGTATCGGGTGACGCAGCAGGCGAAGTACTACAAGGCGGCGAAGTTTCTTGAGGACCAGCTTGCGGTGCAGCCGAGGACGGCGAGCGGGGGGTACTGGCATAAGCAGATCTATCCGAACCAGATGTGGCTGGATGGGGCCTATATGGCGGAGCCTTTTCGCGCGGCGTATGCGGCTACGTTTCAACAGCCGGGAGAGTTCGACGATATTGCGCACCAGTTGCTGTTGATGGATGAGAAGATGCGCGATCCGAAGACTGGACTGCTGAAGCATGGGTGGGACGAATCGAAGACGATGGCGTGGGCGGATAAGGATACGGGGCTGAGTCCGGAGATCTGGTCGCGGGCGGTGGGGTGGTATGCGATGGCGCTGGTGGAAGTGCTGGATTGGATGCCGGTCGATCATCCGCAGCGGGCGGCGCTTGTAGCGGCGTTACAGCGAACGATGATTGGGGTCGTGGAGTTTCAGGATTCGCAGACGGGATTGTGGTGGCAGGTTTTGAATCGAGGCCCTAAGCGCGGACAGTTTCATAACAAGGGTGTGCAACCAGATGGCAATACGAATAAAGCTTTGGATCCAAACCAGTCTTACGGAGGGCCTGCTCATTCAACGGTAGCCGATATGTCGAATGAAAATTATCCGGAGACTTCGGCGAGTTGCATGTTTGTCTATGCGCTGGCGAAGGGTGTGCGGATGGGGTATCTGCCGCAGGGCGATGAGGGCGCGGCGCGACGGGGATGGGAGGGGATTCAGAAGACATTCGTGACGACTGGGACGGATGGGTTGATGGTGTTGAATGGGACGGTGAAGGTGGGTGGGTTGGGTGGGACGCCTTATCGTTCGGGGTCGTATGGCTACTACGTTGGCGAGAAGACTCAGGCGAACGACGCGAAGGGTGTGGGGGCGTTTCTGCTGGCGGGGTCGGAGATAGAGCAGGCCACTACGGAGGCGTTCGGGCAGGGAAAGACAGTGCTGGTGGACGCGTGGTTCAACTCGCAGACACGAAAGAATGCGGCGGGGCAGACGGAGCTGTTTCACTACAAGTGGGACGACGATGCGAATAGTGGCTTTGCGTTTTTTGGGAGGGCGTTTCAGCGCTATGGGGTGAAGCTGGCTACGGAGACGACTGCGCCTACTGCTGCAGATCTGAAGAAGGCGCAGATCTATGTGTTGGCCTCGCCGGATATTCCAGTGAAGAATCCTGCGCCACATTACATGGATCAGGCGAGCGGCGATGTGATTGAAGCCTGGGTTAAGGCTGGCGGTGTGCTGGTGCTGATGGAAAACGATGTGACGAACTCTGAGTTCGAGCACTTCAACACGATGAGCGAGCGGTTTGGGATCCACTTCAATCCTGTGATTCGGAATAAGGTGATCGACAACAAGTGGGAGATGGGGACGGTGATGATTCCAGCGGGGACTGGAGTGTTTGAGCGTCCGCATAAGGCGTATCTGAAGGAGATTTGCACGATTCGAGTTTCGGGACGAGCTAAGGCGGTGGTGACCGATCAGGGTGATGTGCTGATGGCGATGGCAAAGTATGGGAAAGGTACAGTGTTCGCGGTGGTGGATCCGTGGGTCTATAACGAGTACACCGACAGGCGGAATAAGCTGCCGGTTGAGTACGACACGTTTGGTGCAGCGATCGATCTGGCGGGATGGGCGGTGCGTCAGGCGAAGTGA
- a CDS encoding Hpt domain-containing protein yields the protein MEPSAGSTKASDSMKKNDQIDNVLASLWQKNLPTLRERLDLIDRAASIAASGTIPEAPRLEAYNIAHKLTGSLGMFGYQQGTEIARKIEHILKAPTPKELTTLPALAKDLRSSLASGL from the coding sequence ATGGAGCCATCTGCTGGCTCCACCAAAGCCTCCGATTCAATGAAAAAAAACGACCAGATCGATAACGTCCTCGCTAGCCTCTGGCAAAAGAATCTCCCCACCCTGCGCGAGCGCCTCGACCTTATCGATCGCGCCGCCTCGATCGCCGCCTCCGGCACCATCCCCGAAGCCCCGCGCCTCGAGGCATACAACATCGCCCACAAGCTCACCGGCTCCCTCGGCATGTTCGGCTATCAGCAAGGCACCGAGATCGCTCGCAAGATCGAGCACATCCTCAAAGCTCCCACCCCCAAGGAACTCACCACGCTCCCCGCACTGGCAAAAGACCTCCGCAGCTCCCTCGCCTCAGGCCTCTAG
- a CDS encoding response regulator — MRRILIIDDEDDIREVAALSLEATAGWEILTASSGAEGISVATAEQPDAILMDVMMPGVDGPTTFSKMQQTPAIANIPVLLLTAKVQGVDQRRFAGLGLAGILFKPFDPLTLAEQISEALGWKD, encoded by the coding sequence ATGCGACGAATCCTCATCATCGACGACGAAGACGACATTCGCGAGGTCGCCGCTCTCTCGCTCGAAGCGACCGCCGGCTGGGAGATCCTCACAGCCAGCTCCGGCGCCGAAGGTATCTCCGTCGCGACCGCCGAGCAGCCGGACGCTATCCTCATGGACGTCATGATGCCCGGTGTCGACGGCCCCACCACCTTCAGCAAAATGCAGCAAACCCCCGCCATCGCGAATATCCCCGTCCTTCTACTCACCGCGAAGGTTCAGGGAGTCGATCAGCGCCGCTTTGCCGGACTCGGTCTCGCCGGGATCCTCTTCAAACCCTTCGACCCCCTCACCCTCGCCGAGCAGATCTCCGAGGCCCTCGGCTGGAAAGACTAG
- a CDS encoding response regulator, producing MHILSVLGFLSLLTTSAVLLVAFLRAQRTIRDLAEQLSQAREQQHQHTLQLTQRSELDTLKDEFISTVSHELRTPLTSIRGALGLLSSGIIGDVDAKALNLLRIAVTNTDRLIRLINDILDLERMESGRAPLQIRRCSLRDLAQQAIDTMTAMADANTVHLVLEPSTVAQAAYPEALFFDGDADRILQVLTNLLSNAIKFSPAASTVRVHTEAASDSILLKVVDEGRGIPSDKLDTIFDRFQQIEPSDARQKGGTGLGLAICRSIVQQHSGSIWAQRNLGAGTTMYMMLPRTTRATDVPLPTSVPRGEGSILVCDDDAGIRTVVAEHLTRQGYTVIEATSGEQALVLAAEHHVEAILLDLYMPGLSGWETLQRLRNNPVTANIPVVVLSVLSSTLRPQLTGDAQGWVQKPFNENLLFAELGRVLHHGEGPAYVLLVEDDEDLASVLSASFEDAAVHIDHAATRQQAIRQCITRPPDLLILDLTLPDGDGFSLVEWLRQQPTLRSLPLVVYSGREISETEMAKLRLGPTEFLTKAKVQPQEVEELVLSMVHRIRTKFADLTAAGPAA from the coding sequence ATGCATATTCTTTCTGTTCTTGGATTTCTCTCACTCCTCACTACATCAGCAGTTTTGCTGGTCGCCTTCCTTCGTGCACAACGCACAATACGCGACCTCGCCGAACAACTATCGCAGGCCCGTGAACAGCAACACCAGCACACCCTTCAACTCACCCAGCGCTCCGAGCTCGATACCCTCAAAGACGAGTTCATCTCCACCGTCTCACACGAGCTGCGCACCCCGCTCACCAGCATCCGTGGGGCACTCGGTCTGCTGTCCTCCGGCATCATCGGCGACGTCGACGCAAAAGCGCTTAACCTCCTCCGCATCGCCGTCACCAACACCGACCGCCTCATCCGCCTGATCAACGACATCCTCGACCTCGAGCGCATGGAGTCTGGCCGCGCCCCTCTGCAGATTCGCCGCTGCTCTCTGCGCGATCTCGCCCAGCAGGCCATCGACACCATGACTGCCATGGCCGACGCCAACACCGTCCACCTCGTGCTCGAGCCATCCACCGTCGCCCAGGCCGCTTATCCCGAAGCGCTCTTCTTCGACGGCGACGCCGACCGCATCCTGCAGGTCCTCACCAATCTCCTCTCCAACGCCATCAAGTTCTCTCCGGCAGCATCAACAGTTCGTGTCCACACCGAAGCCGCCTCCGACTCCATCCTCCTCAAGGTCGTCGATGAAGGCCGCGGCATCCCCTCCGACAAACTCGACACCATCTTCGACCGCTTCCAGCAGATCGAACCCTCAGACGCACGCCAGAAGGGCGGCACCGGCCTCGGCCTCGCCATCTGCCGCAGCATCGTTCAGCAGCACAGCGGCTCCATCTGGGCCCAGCGCAACCTCGGCGCCGGAACCACGATGTACATGATGCTCCCCCGCACCACCCGCGCGACCGACGTCCCGCTCCCCACCTCTGTGCCCCGCGGCGAAGGGTCGATCCTGGTCTGCGACGACGACGCCGGCATCCGCACTGTCGTCGCCGAGCACCTCACCCGTCAGGGTTACACCGTCATCGAAGCCACATCGGGCGAACAGGCCCTCGTCCTCGCAGCCGAGCACCACGTCGAAGCAATCCTCCTTGACCTCTACATGCCTGGCCTCAGCGGCTGGGAAACCCTCCAGCGTCTCCGCAATAACCCAGTCACAGCGAATATCCCTGTCGTGGTACTGAGCGTTCTCTCCTCCACACTCCGTCCCCAACTCACCGGCGACGCCCAGGGTTGGGTCCAGAAGCCCTTCAACGAAAACCTCCTCTTCGCCGAACTCGGTCGCGTTCTCCATCATGGCGAAGGTCCCGCCTACGTCCTGCTCGTCGAAGACGACGAAGACCTCGCCAGCGTCCTCTCCGCCAGCTTCGAAGACGCCGCAGTCCACATCGATCACGCCGCCACCCGTCAGCAGGCTATCCGCCAGTGCATCACCCGACCGCCGGATCTTCTTATCCTTGACCTCACCCTCCCCGACGGCGATGGGTTCTCTCTCGTCGAGTGGCTCCGCCAGCAGCCGACCCTCCGTTCCCTGCCTCTGGTCGTCTACTCTGGACGCGAAATCTCCGAGACCGAGATGGCCAAACTCCGCCTCGGGCCCACCGAGTTCCTGACCAAAGCCAAAGTTCAACCGCAGGAAGTCGAAGAGCTCGTTCTCTCCATGGTGCACCGCATCCGCACCAAGTTCGCCGACCTCACCGCCGCAGGCCCCGCCGCCTAG
- a CDS encoding 1,9-bis(guanidino)-5-aza-nonane synthase gives MPTKKELLKSPIQHLDIKQHNVVPIVDAMSHMAYSARDTARAANIYDMMLRDTDCGVILCLAGSLISAGLQKIFVDLIRNNMVDAIVSTGANIVDQDFFEALGFNHYVAGDEYKYGAGDAELRELMIDRIYDTFIDEEELRECDEITHQITNSLEPKPHSSREFIREMGAYLAKNGKTPQAGGRDSIVLAAYEKNVPIFCPAFSDCSAGFGLVAHQHERQGKPMVSIDSAKDFYEITQLKIANPTTGLLMIGGGVPKNFAQDIVVAADILGVEASMHKYAIQITVADARDGALSGSTLKEASSWGKVDLTYEQMVYSEATLALPLITGYAFHKKAHAARTGKKWATILDRVAVTA, from the coding sequence ATGCCTACGAAAAAAGAACTCCTCAAATCGCCCATCCAGCACCTCGACATCAAGCAGCACAACGTCGTTCCTATCGTCGACGCGATGTCCCACATGGCCTACTCCGCGCGTGATACTGCCCGCGCCGCCAACATCTACGACATGATGCTCCGCGACACCGACTGCGGCGTCATCCTCTGCCTCGCCGGCTCCCTCATCTCCGCTGGCCTCCAGAAGATCTTCGTCGACCTCATTCGCAACAACATGGTCGACGCCATCGTCTCGACCGGCGCCAACATCGTCGATCAGGACTTCTTCGAAGCCCTCGGCTTCAACCACTACGTCGCCGGCGACGAGTACAAGTACGGCGCAGGCGACGCCGAACTCCGCGAGCTCATGATCGACCGCATCTACGACACCTTCATCGACGAAGAAGAGCTGCGCGAGTGCGACGAAATCACTCACCAGATCACCAACTCCCTCGAGCCCAAGCCACACAGCTCCCGCGAGTTCATCCGTGAGATGGGCGCCTACCTCGCCAAGAACGGCAAGACCCCACAGGCAGGCGGACGCGACTCCATCGTCCTCGCCGCCTACGAGAAGAACGTACCCATCTTCTGTCCCGCCTTCTCCGACTGCTCCGCTGGCTTCGGTCTCGTTGCCCACCAGCACGAGCGTCAGGGCAAGCCGATGGTCTCCATCGACTCCGCCAAGGACTTCTACGAGATCACTCAGCTCAAGATCGCCAACCCGACCACCGGCCTCCTCATGATTGGCGGCGGCGTTCCCAAGAACTTCGCGCAGGATATCGTCGTCGCAGCCGACATCCTCGGCGTCGAAGCGTCGATGCATAAGTATGCAATCCAGATCACCGTAGCCGACGCCCGCGACGGCGCACTCTCCGGTTCGACCCTCAAAGAGGCCTCCAGCTGGGGCAAGGTCGATCTCACCTACGAGCAGATGGTCTACTCCGAAGCGACCTTGGCATTACCTTTGATTACGGGTTACGCGTTCCACAAAAAGGCTCACGCCGCGCGTACCGGAAAAAAATGGGCCACCATTCTTGACCGGGTTGCCGTCACCGCCTAG
- a CDS encoding PP2C family protein-serine/threonine phosphatase, whose amino-acid sequence MKPSTATIVTSPSLLAETGARDCPECIYLRVFKSTVYVRNHDQSLKFYVDQLGFSVVADARFDFDGRWVAIAPPDGSTVLALIAPRPGTENYKLIGRNTQIGFLSEDINATYEQWNARGVRFHHPPQQTLFGGVVAGFYDIDGNSFELLGSDQITREIERQRRQAAERIEAERRSAQELEIAKQVQARLFPQTLPPLKTLDYAGVCIQARHVGGDYYDFLAIGNQRLGFVIGDIAGKGIAAALLMANLQANLRSQFALARDEPQLFLQSVNRLFFHSTTDAAYATVFFADYDDTERRLRYANCGHLCAILLRQNGEVELLHPTATVLGLFEEWHSPTVDCQLSPGDIFALYTDGVTEAFNESEEEFGEHRLIAALQRNSHLPPAEILSATISEIQLFSPHEQHDDITLIVARCTSEASKRSSPVPQSN is encoded by the coding sequence TTGAAACCCAGCACCGCAACCATCGTGACCTCTCCATCCCTCCTCGCCGAAACGGGAGCCCGCGACTGCCCGGAGTGCATCTACCTGCGCGTCTTCAAATCCACGGTCTACGTCCGTAATCACGATCAGAGCTTGAAGTTCTACGTCGATCAGCTCGGCTTCAGCGTCGTCGCCGACGCGCGCTTCGACTTCGACGGCCGGTGGGTTGCCATCGCCCCACCCGACGGCTCTACAGTTCTAGCTCTCATCGCCCCCCGGCCCGGCACTGAAAACTACAAACTCATCGGACGCAACACCCAAATAGGCTTCCTCTCCGAAGACATCAACGCCACCTACGAGCAATGGAACGCTCGTGGCGTCCGCTTCCACCACCCTCCCCAACAAACCCTCTTCGGAGGCGTCGTCGCCGGCTTCTACGACATCGACGGCAACTCCTTCGAACTCCTCGGCTCCGACCAGATCACTCGCGAGATCGAGCGTCAGCGCCGCCAGGCAGCCGAACGCATCGAAGCAGAGCGTCGCAGCGCGCAGGAGCTCGAAATAGCCAAGCAGGTCCAGGCTCGCCTCTTCCCCCAAACCCTCCCGCCGCTCAAAACCCTCGACTACGCGGGCGTCTGCATCCAGGCTCGCCACGTAGGCGGCGACTACTACGACTTCCTCGCCATCGGCAACCAACGTCTCGGCTTCGTCATCGGAGACATCGCCGGCAAAGGCATCGCCGCCGCGCTGCTCATGGCAAACCTGCAAGCCAACCTACGCAGCCAGTTCGCCCTCGCCCGCGACGAACCCCAACTCTTCCTTCAGTCCGTCAACCGCCTCTTCTTCCACAGCACCACCGACGCCGCTTACGCAACCGTCTTCTTCGCCGACTACGACGACACAGAGCGCCGTCTCCGCTACGCCAACTGCGGCCACCTCTGCGCCATCCTCCTGCGGCAAAACGGCGAAGTCGAGCTCCTTCATCCCACGGCAACCGTCCTTGGTCTCTTCGAGGAGTGGCACTCCCCCACCGTCGACTGCCAGCTATCTCCCGGCGACATCTTCGCCCTCTACACCGACGGCGTCACCGAGGCCTTCAACGAGTCCGAAGAAGAGTTCGGCGAACACCGCCTCATCGCCGCACTCCAACGAAACTCCCACCTTCCCCCAGCGGAGATCCTCTCCGCCACCATCAGCGAGATCCAGCTCTTCAGCCCACACGAGCAACACGACGACATCACCCTCATCGTCGCCAGATGCACCTCCGAGGCTTCAAAACGGTCCAGCCCGGTGCCGCAATCTAACTGA
- a CDS encoding alpha/beta fold hydrolase, with the protein MTASTKAFRIVALLLLLAGVLLLRKPLFSQTITAAPTRFSVVIEGVAPGKGTNVLLIPGLASSRDVYAAEAKHLTANYRLHLVQIAGFAGEPAGPNATGPILAPVVEQLHQYLVDNHLQPIPIIAHSMGGLLALMLANAHPEDVSKLLIIDTLPFYGLVFNPAATVENVAPQAKVLHDQFIAMPNDQFAASQPLFTSRLVISPDGAKAVSASSIASDRTVFANAMLEDLGTDLRPQLAAIKTPMTLLYPYEPAEGSPTDVAALYTNAYAAKPNLQIIRIDNSRHFIMYDQPAAFDKAVEAFLRP; encoded by the coding sequence ATGACCGCATCGACCAAAGCCTTCCGCATCGTCGCCCTTCTCCTCCTCCTTGCCGGAGTTCTCCTGCTGAGAAAGCCGCTCTTCAGCCAGACAATCACCGCCGCGCCCACCCGTTTCTCCGTCGTCATCGAAGGCGTCGCTCCCGGCAAAGGCACCAACGTCCTCCTCATCCCCGGCCTCGCCAGCTCCCGCGACGTCTACGCCGCCGAGGCGAAGCATCTCACCGCAAACTACCGTCTTCACCTCGTCCAGATCGCCGGTTTTGCAGGCGAGCCCGCCGGTCCCAATGCCACCGGCCCCATCCTCGCTCCCGTCGTCGAACAACTCCACCAATACCTCGTCGACAACCACCTTCAACCGATTCCAATCATCGCCCACTCCATGGGCGGCCTCCTCGCCCTCATGCTCGCCAACGCCCACCCCGAAGACGTCAGCAAACTACTCATCATCGACACCCTCCCCTTCTACGGTCTCGTCTTCAATCCCGCCGCCACAGTAGAAAACGTCGCTCCCCAGGCCAAGGTCCTGCACGATCAGTTCATCGCCATGCCCAACGACCAGTTCGCCGCCAGTCAACCCCTCTTCACCAGCCGTCTCGTCATCTCGCCCGACGGAGCCAAAGCCGTCTCCGCCTCATCCATCGCCTCCGACCGCACCGTATTCGCCAACGCCATGCTCGAAGACCTTGGCACCGACCTCCGGCCGCAGCTTGCCGCCATCAAAACCCCGATGACCCTCCTCTATCCCTATGAACCCGCAGAAGGCTCCCCTACCGACGTTGCAGCGCTCTACACCAACGCTTACGCCGCCAAGCCCAACCTCCAGATCATCCGCATCGACAACTCCCGCCACTTCATCATGTACGACCAGCCAGCCGCCTTCGACAAAGCCGTCGAGGCCTTCCTTAGACCCTGA